Proteins found in one Longimicrobium sp. genomic segment:
- the fusA gene encoding elongation factor G — protein MASAPSFTTDRIRNVVVVGHGGSGKTTLIDACCHTSGASRRHGSSAEGTALTMFTPEEVAHGISMNVSVAYATWGDAKINLIDTPGYLDFLGETKAGIRVADGALVCLSGPSGVEVGTERVWELVQERHLPAMFFVTMMDRQNADFETVYQDVKDHLTPKVIPVEVPIGAGEDFKGIVNLFSDKAYFFKGDGSSDDYDERDIPAEMKDTVERFYNELIETIAATDDTLLEHYLEGDTITREEAIHALKQAMLRGELFPLLCGVPTAEWGTRTLLQRLVELMPSPQERPAEEAQGRTGNVIELRNLNSDPFAALVFKTTSEPHVGELSFFRIYGGSVKNGAEVLNAARDKPEKLAHLSIAQGKERVEVDELRAGDIGVVAKLRDTHTNDTLSAPNHPLVLTGVDFPEPDIAVALETVNRGDEDKLGVGLHKLHEEDPCFASEYNPELGQTIARGLGELHLEVQIERLKRKNGVDVVIKAPRIPYRETIRSAAEGHGRHKKQTGGRGQFGDAHVRLKPLPRGGGYKFTDSIVGGVIPGKYIPAVDKGVQEAAARGFLAGFPVVDFEAEVYFGSYHSVDSSEQAFKMAGILAFQAAAEKAQPAILEPIMEVEVFCPDEFVGDVIGDLNQRRGQILGMEPAGRSQKVRALVPQSELYKYSTTLRSLTQGRATHTRRFHSYQEVPAHEVPKLVEAVKKEREELAAAK, from the coding sequence ATGGCGTCAGCGCCCAGTTTCACAACCGACCGCATCCGCAACGTGGTGGTGGTGGGCCACGGCGGCAGCGGCAAGACCACGCTGATCGACGCCTGCTGCCACACCTCGGGCGCCTCGCGCCGCCACGGCTCCAGCGCCGAGGGCACCGCGCTGACCATGTTCACCCCCGAGGAGGTGGCGCACGGCATCTCCATGAACGTCTCGGTGGCCTATGCCACCTGGGGCGACGCCAAGATCAACCTGATCGACACCCCCGGGTACCTGGACTTCCTGGGCGAGACCAAGGCGGGGATCCGCGTGGCCGACGGCGCGCTCGTCTGCCTCAGCGGCCCCAGCGGGGTGGAGGTGGGAACGGAGCGCGTGTGGGAGCTGGTGCAGGAGCGCCACCTCCCCGCGATGTTCTTCGTGACCATGATGGACCGCCAGAACGCCGACTTCGAGACGGTCTACCAGGACGTGAAGGACCACCTCACGCCCAAGGTCATCCCCGTGGAGGTGCCGATCGGCGCGGGCGAGGACTTCAAGGGGATCGTGAACCTGTTCTCCGACAAGGCCTACTTCTTCAAGGGCGACGGGAGCAGCGACGACTACGACGAGCGCGACATCCCCGCGGAGATGAAGGACACCGTCGAGCGCTTCTACAACGAGCTGATCGAGACCATCGCCGCCACCGACGACACCCTGCTGGAGCACTACCTGGAGGGCGACACCATCACCCGCGAGGAGGCGATCCACGCCCTGAAGCAGGCCATGCTCCGCGGCGAGCTGTTCCCGCTGCTGTGCGGCGTGCCCACGGCGGAATGGGGGACGAGGACGCTGCTGCAGCGGCTGGTGGAGCTGATGCCCAGCCCGCAGGAGCGCCCGGCCGAAGAGGCGCAGGGGCGCACGGGGAACGTGATCGAGCTGCGCAACCTGAACAGCGACCCCTTCGCCGCGCTGGTGTTCAAGACCACCAGCGAGCCGCACGTGGGCGAGCTGTCGTTCTTCCGCATCTACGGCGGGAGCGTGAAGAACGGCGCCGAGGTGCTGAACGCGGCGCGCGACAAGCCCGAGAAGCTGGCCCACCTCTCCATCGCGCAGGGGAAGGAGCGGGTGGAGGTGGACGAGCTGCGCGCCGGCGACATCGGCGTGGTCGCCAAGCTGCGCGACACGCACACCAACGACACGCTGAGCGCGCCGAACCACCCGCTCGTCCTCACCGGCGTCGACTTCCCCGAGCCCGACATCGCGGTGGCGCTGGAGACGGTGAACCGCGGCGACGAGGACAAGCTGGGGGTGGGGCTGCACAAGCTGCACGAGGAGGACCCCTGCTTCGCCAGCGAGTACAACCCCGAGCTGGGGCAGACCATAGCGCGCGGGCTGGGCGAGCTGCACCTGGAGGTGCAGATCGAGCGATTGAAGCGGAAGAACGGGGTGGACGTGGTGATCAAGGCGCCGCGCATCCCCTACCGCGAGACGATCCGTTCGGCGGCCGAGGGGCACGGGCGGCACAAGAAGCAGACCGGCGGCCGCGGCCAGTTCGGCGACGCGCACGTGCGGCTGAAGCCGCTCCCGCGCGGCGGCGGCTACAAGTTCACCGACTCCATCGTGGGCGGGGTGATCCCCGGCAAGTACATCCCCGCGGTGGACAAGGGGGTGCAGGAGGCGGCGGCGCGCGGCTTCCTGGCCGGGTTCCCGGTGGTGGACTTCGAGGCCGAGGTGTACTTCGGCAGCTACCACTCGGTGGACAGCAGCGAGCAGGCGTTCAAGATGGCGGGGATCCTGGCCTTCCAGGCGGCGGCCGAGAAGGCGCAGCCGGCCATCCTGGAGCCGATCATGGAGGTGGAGGTGTTCTGCCCCGACGAGTTCGTGGGCGACGTGATCGGCGACCTGAACCAGCGCCGGGGGCAGATCCTGGGGATGGAGCCGGCGGGGCGCAGCCAGAAGGTGCGCGCGCTGGTGCCGCAGTCGGAGCTGTACAAGTACAGCACCACGCTGCGCTCGCTGACGCAGGGGCGGGCCACGCACACGCGCCGCTTCCACAGCTACCAGGAGGTCCCCGCGCACGAGGTGCCCAAGCTCGTGGAGGCCGTGAAGAAGGAGCGCGAGGAGCTGGCCGCGGCGAAGTAG
- a CDS encoding DUF6624 domain-containing protein: MAPRASGRGARSLAVLAACAAALMTAPAPLSAQQTLTPAMQQAVSALTRALQQKNFEVLAPYLDDGFRVSGMTGPFARQLLAQVVAGGRRAPTAVHVESSRAEGGLVRVDARFAYPEGERPMELVLTAAGKFVEIPLVQVQMTGGAPPGGGSGEEPVHVVMGGAPPPGVVRMPAGTAPVQPGTAPAPADGDRSVTNPALRDELLRMMEEDQRVRSALTTGGTPPSPGSPAVRGMLHADSIHTGRLREIVERHGWPGSTMVGEDGAEAAWTILQHSDQETQERYLPLVRQAVERHELGADMLAMLEDRVRMRRGEKQLYGTQLRRDPATGRAQLWPVEDEANVDRRRAAVGLPPLAMYLSNFGIQYTPPAPSPRP, translated from the coding sequence ATGGCACCCCGAGCCTCCGGCCGCGGCGCTCGCTCGCTCGCCGTCCTGGCCGCCTGCGCGGCCGCGCTCATGACCGCGCCCGCGCCGCTTTCCGCCCAGCAGACCCTGACCCCCGCCATGCAGCAGGCCGTCTCGGCGCTCACGCGCGCGCTCCAGCAGAAGAACTTCGAGGTGCTGGCCCCGTACCTGGACGACGGCTTTCGCGTGAGCGGGATGACGGGTCCGTTCGCGAGGCAGCTCCTGGCGCAAGTGGTGGCGGGCGGACGCCGCGCGCCCACCGCGGTGCACGTGGAATCTTCGCGGGCCGAGGGCGGGCTGGTGCGGGTGGACGCCCGGTTCGCGTATCCCGAGGGCGAGCGGCCGATGGAGCTGGTGCTGACCGCGGCCGGCAAGTTCGTGGAGATCCCCCTGGTGCAGGTGCAGATGACCGGCGGCGCGCCCCCGGGCGGCGGCTCGGGCGAAGAGCCGGTGCACGTGGTGATGGGTGGCGCGCCTCCCCCCGGCGTCGTGCGCATGCCGGCGGGCACGGCGCCCGTGCAGCCGGGGACGGCTCCCGCGCCGGCGGACGGTGACCGTTCCGTCACCAACCCCGCGCTGCGCGACGAGCTGCTGCGGATGATGGAGGAAGACCAGCGGGTGCGCTCGGCGCTGACGACCGGCGGGACGCCGCCGAGCCCGGGCTCGCCCGCGGTGCGCGGGATGCTGCACGCCGACAGCATCCACACGGGGCGGCTGCGGGAGATCGTCGAGCGGCACGGGTGGCCGGGAAGCACGATGGTGGGTGAGGACGGCGCCGAAGCCGCGTGGACCATCCTCCAGCACTCCGATCAGGAGACGCAGGAGCGCTATCTTCCGCTGGTGCGCCAGGCGGTGGAGCGGCACGAGCTGGGCGCCGACATGCTGGCGATGCTGGAAGACCGCGTGCGGATGCGCCGCGGCGAGAAGCAGCTCTACGGCACGCAGCTCCGGCGCGACCCCGCCACCGGCCGCGCCCAGTTGTGGCCGGTGGAAGACGAGGCGAACGTGGACCGGCGCCGTGCCGCGGTGGGCCTTCCGCCGCTGGCCATGTACCTGTCGAACTTCGGGATCCAGTACACGCCGCCCGCCCCGTCCCCCCGCCCCTGA